The proteins below are encoded in one region of Vibrio sp. ED004:
- the ushA gene encoding bifunctional UDP-sugar hydrolase/5'-nucleotidase UshA: MKQRLILKTALSAAILATLAGCASQSTHDWNQDETYKLTILHTNDNHGRFWQNKYGEYGMSARKTLIDQLRAEVEAEGGSVLLLSGGDINTGVPESDLQDAEPDFKGMNKIGYDAMALGNHEFDNSLDVLQKQIDWANFPMLSANIYDKATGERKFQAYEMFEKQGIKIAVIGLTTEDTQKIGNPEFIAGIDFRDPKEEAKQLIAELKETEKPDLIFAVTHMGHYENGQRGVNAPGDVALARYLDEGDLDMIVGGHSQEPVCMEGPNVAKKNFKPGDECKPDLQNGTYIVQAHEWGKYVGRADYEFRNGELEMVSYDLVPVNLKKKVKIDGKKQRVFIQDEIAQDPDLLEFLRPFQEQGQAQLEVQIAETNGKLEGDRNVVRFQQTNLGRLIATSHMERAKADFAVMNSGGVRDSIEAGDVTYKDVLTVQPFANILTYTDMTGKEVLDYLNVVATKPIDSGAYAQFAGISMTVANGEVSNVFIGGKQLRLDETYRFTVPSFNAAGGDGYPKLSDHPGYVNTGFVDAEVLKEYLEANSPVDVNKYAPSGQMVYK; this comes from the coding sequence ATGAAGCAACGCCTTATTCTAAAGACAGCACTAAGTGCTGCAATCCTAGCTACTTTAGCTGGTTGTGCGTCTCAATCGACCCATGATTGGAACCAAGACGAAACTTACAAGCTAACTATTCTTCACACTAACGACAACCATGGTCGTTTCTGGCAGAACAAATACGGCGAATACGGCATGTCTGCGCGTAAAACGCTAATTGATCAACTTCGTGCGGAAGTTGAAGCAGAAGGCGGTAGCGTGTTGCTTCTATCTGGCGGTGACATCAACACAGGTGTGCCAGAGTCAGATCTTCAGGATGCTGAACCTGATTTCAAAGGCATGAACAAGATTGGTTACGATGCAATGGCATTGGGTAACCACGAGTTTGATAACTCACTAGACGTACTACAAAAGCAGATCGATTGGGCTAACTTCCCAATGCTGTCTGCAAACATCTACGATAAAGCGACAGGCGAACGTAAGTTCCAAGCTTACGAGATGTTCGAAAAGCAAGGCATCAAGATTGCGGTTATCGGTTTAACAACTGAAGATACCCAAAAGATTGGTAACCCTGAGTTCATTGCTGGCATCGACTTCCGTGATCCTAAAGAAGAAGCGAAGCAACTGATCGCTGAACTTAAAGAAACAGAAAAACCAGATCTTATCTTCGCAGTGACTCACATGGGCCACTACGAAAATGGTCAGCGTGGCGTTAACGCACCGGGTGATGTGGCATTAGCACGTTACCTAGATGAAGGTGACCTAGACATGATCGTTGGTGGTCACTCTCAAGAGCCTGTTTGTATGGAAGGCCCTAACGTTGCGAAGAAAAACTTCAAGCCTGGTGATGAGTGTAAGCCTGACCTTCAAAACGGTACCTACATCGTTCAAGCTCACGAGTGGGGCAAATACGTAGGCCGTGCTGACTACGAATTCCGCAATGGCGAGCTAGAAATGGTGAGCTACGATCTTGTTCCAGTTAACCTTAAGAAAAAAGTTAAGATTGACGGCAAGAAACAGCGTGTCTTTATTCAAGATGAAATCGCACAAGACCCAGATCTACTTGAGTTCCTACGTCCTTTCCAAGAGCAAGGCCAAGCACAGCTAGAAGTTCAAATTGCTGAAACTAATGGCAAGCTTGAAGGTGACCGTAACGTTGTTCGTTTCCAACAGACTAACCTAGGTCGTTTAATTGCGACTTCTCACATGGAGCGCGCAAAAGCTGACTTCGCTGTGATGAACTCGGGTGGTGTACGTGATTCAATTGAAGCCGGTGATGTAACTTACAAAGACGTACTAACAGTACAACCTTTTGCAAACATCCTGACTTACACAGACATGACGGGTAAAGAAGTTCTAGATTACCTAAATGTAGTTGCGACTAAACCAATCGATTCTGGTGCTTACGCACAGTTTGCTGGTATCTCAATGACAGTTGCAAACGGTGAAGTATCGAATGTATTCATCGGTGGCAAGCAACTTCGTTTAGACGAAACATACCGCTTCACAGTACCAAGCTTCAACGCGGCTGGTGGCGACGGTTACCCTAAACTGTCTGACCACCCTGGTTACGTAAACACTGGTTTTGTTGATGCAGAAGTACTGAAAGAGTACCTAGAAGCAAACAGCCCAGTAGACGTGAACAAGTATGCACCTTCAGGTCAAATGGTTTACAAGTAA
- the ybaK gene encoding Cys-tRNA(Pro) deacylase encodes MTPAINLAKKKKIAHSVHQYHHDANNTNYGLEAVEALGQDPKRVFKTLLFCLNGVAKDLAVAVIPVDQKLNLKLAAKAAKGKKAEMANPEIAQKTTGYVVGGISPLGQKKALPTFVHSTATNFETICVSAGKRGLEIELDPKDLALLTRAQFTDLCL; translated from the coding sequence ATGACCCCAGCAATCAATCTTGCCAAGAAAAAGAAAATCGCTCACAGCGTTCATCAGTATCATCACGATGCCAACAATACCAACTATGGATTAGAAGCGGTTGAAGCGCTTGGTCAGGACCCTAAACGCGTGTTCAAAACGCTTTTGTTTTGTTTGAACGGTGTGGCTAAAGACTTGGCTGTGGCGGTTATTCCTGTGGACCAAAAGCTCAACTTAAAGCTTGCAGCAAAAGCGGCGAAAGGAAAAAAGGCAGAGATGGCTAACCCTGAAATTGCACAGAAAACCACGGGTTATGTGGTGGGTGGAATCAGTCCGCTTGGTCAAAAGAAAGCACTACCTACCTTTGTACATTCCACTGCGACGAATTTTGAAACGATATGTGTGAGTGCAGGAAAGAGGGGCTTGGAAATCGAACTAGATCCAAAAGATTTAGCACTGTTAACCCGA